In one window of Henckelia pumila isolate YLH828 chromosome 1, ASM3356847v2, whole genome shotgun sequence DNA:
- the LOC140874481 gene encoding uncharacterized protein, whose protein sequence is MPFGLTNAPAVFMDLMDRVFHDFLDKFVVVFTDDILVYSRSVDEHVFHLRTVLQILRERQFKTEAILYWSRPTTVLEIRSFLGMAGYYRRFLENFSQIPKPLTQLTRKDVPFVCTSECEESFHELRLRLTTTPVLALPSEQQGVHVSSVLAKPALYTRIRELQAVDLKTQKLARLAQDGNTSGFHLQNDVCCVSLDVWQHENVQGSTYEVLVERDEAQCLSEVVRLHEIPLNIFSDRDPRFASRFWGSFQRALGTTLILSTAYHLEIDGQSERTIRTLEDMLRATVMDFGPAWYDHLALVEFAYNNSYQNNIGMAPFEALYGRRCRTPLFWDEVGKRQVEGPQIIQQMTDAVEMIRIRIKAAQD, encoded by the exons atgccgtttggtttgacaaacGCTCCAGCAGTCTTCATGGACTTGATGGACAGAGTATTTcacgactttctggataagttcgtggtggtgttcaccGACGATATCCTTGTGTATTCCCGCAGTGTGGACGAGCACGTTTTCCATCTTCGTACAGTATTGCAGATACTGAGAGAGAGGCAGTT taagacggAAGCCATTTTGTATTGGTCGCGTCCTACGACAGTTttagagattcgtagttttcttgGGATGGCAGGCTACTACCGGAGATTCTTAGAGAACTTTTCCCAAATtcctaagcctttgactcagcttacgaGGAAGGATGTGCCTTTTGTTTGTACGTCGGAGTGCGAGGAGAGTTTTCACGAGTTGCGACTCCGTCTGACTACAACTCCAGTGTTGGCTCTACCGTCT GAACAGCAGGGAGTTCACGTTTCGTCAGTGCTTGCCAAACCAGCCTTGTATACTCGTATACGTGAGTTGCAGGCCGTTGATCTGAAGACGCAGAAGTTAGCTCGTTTGGCTCAGGATgggaatacttctggttttcatttgCAAAATGATGTCTGCTGTGTCTCTCTGGACGTGTG gcagcatgaaaatgttCAAGGATCTACGTATgaggttttggtggaaagggatgaagcgcagtgtttatca GAGGTTGTTCGTCTACATGAAATTCCGTTGAATATTTTCagcgacagagatccgaggtttgcctctaggttttggggtagcttccagCGAGCTCTTGGCACTACTCTGATTTTGAGTACAGCTTACCACCTGGAGATCGACGGGCAGAGTGAGAGGACTATTCGTACcctcgaggatatgcttcgagctacAGTCATGGACTTTGGTCCAGCGTGGTATGACCACTTGGCGTTGGTGGAGTttgcttataacaacagttaccaaaacaacattggcatggcaccattcgagGCCTTATATGGACGCCGCTGTCGTacgcctttgttttgggacgaagtTGGCAAACGTCAAGTCGAAGGTCCACAGATAATTCAGCAGATGACCGATGCAGTGGAGATGATCCGTATaaggattaaggcagcccaaGATTGA